From Nitrospirota bacterium:
TGCCGAAGGAGCGGACCGTATAGACGGCGCGCTCGTTATCATAGGATACCGCGGCGTTCCTGCACACCTCTTCGGGGTCGAGCGCTGCCAGCAGCTCCCACGCTTTTGCCTCGCCGTGAACGATCTTCATAGGGACTATCTGTTCCATAACAGTAATGATACCGTAAGGAAACGCGCTGCATCAAATCCGCACGCCGGGAGCGTTGATTTTTCCGGTGGTGGTGATACAATGGAATAAACATACCCGCACGGAGGAGAACCGTTATGCTATCGAAGCTGCCGATCAATCTCGAGGGTGTAAGCAAGAACAATCTCGACAAAGAGATATTGCGGGCCGCCATGATCGCGGAGCTGGATGCGGTCAACCTTTATGAACAGATGGCGGCGATGACCGAGAACAATCATATCAAGAAGATCCTCATGGACGTGGCGAAAGAGGAAAAGACGCATATCGGGGAGTTCCAGACGCTCCTGCTGCGTTTCGATCAGGAGCAGGTACAGGAGCTCGAGCACGGCAAGGAAGAAGTGGAGGAGTTGACGGGAAAGGCGTAAGTCCCGCGCGTACGCTCAAGACCATTCAGGGCCGGCGCTGCACCGGGCCTGAATGGCTTCTCCTGCACCGTATGAATGCGTACTCTTTTTGCTCAGGTGATCTTTGCGGTGATCCTGAACTTCAGCTCGTTCATCTGCTCCGCCATCCGTTTGTGCCGCTTCTCGTCTTCGAGGATCAGCTTGAGCATCTGTTTGGCGATGGGGTCCCTGGTCATCTCGACCGCTTCGGTCGCCATGTCGATCGCTTTTTCCTCGATATCGACATGCTTGTTCATGAGCGATGCGACCCCGGCAAGGTCGTCGGGAGAAAGGACGAACCCCTTCTTGGTCATTCCGTCGATGACGAGCTGAAGTATCCCCCGGTGTTTTTCCGAGTCGCTCCTGATCGCCCCGGTGAGCGTCCCGATAATGGGATTGGTCGATTTCCTGAGAATGGCGTCGCAATTTCTGATGGTCGTTTCCTCGATTCCCTTCCATTTCCTGAGCAGCGTCAGCAGCTCCCTGTCCCGTGCGGCAACTTTTTCCAGAGCCATGAGCAACCTCCCTCAACCGGTATTTACCGCAGTATACCATGCGCATCGGGCGTGCGGAAGTGGTGATCGCCGAAGAATACGCCGTGCATACGCGTGAGGAGGGCGGACAGCCGCTTCTCGGTTACTCGACGGTGATCTTCTTCTCTTTTTTCTTCGCCTCCTCGGTCTTCGGCACTCTTATTTCGAGGATGCCGTCGGTGAACTTCGCCGCCGCCTTGTCGGTCTGCACCTCCGATGGCAGCTGGAAGGAGCGGGCGAAGGAACCGTAGGCGCGCTCGAGCCGGTAATAGTTCTTTTTTTCTATCTTCTCCTCTTTCTTCTTTTCTCCCGAGATGGTGATCACGTCGCCGGTAACGCTGACATCGATGTCCTCTCTTCTCATGCCCGGGAGCTCCGCCTTGACGACCACATCGCCGCCCTCTTCGTAGATGTCGATGTTCGGCGAGATCTCTTCGAGACCCGCCGACCGGATGCGCGGCCACCACGAAGGGCTCGAGAGGGAGAGGGGTCTCCCGAAGAACTCCTCGAAGCGGCGCTCCATCTCTTCAAAGGGGGAAAGCGCCCGCGAAGGCTCGACTTTTGCCGGTTCTTTTGATTCCTTCTTTGCCATGGCTGCCTCCTTCCAGGGATTTTTCGTACACGATCGTACATTTAAAATCTATTATCAGCGCAACGGGTTGTCAAGAGGTGCGTTGTGCTTTTTCCGCTTTGGCGAAGCGGTGCGATCGTATGGACTTGTGCGACGGTACGATGCCGGCAGCGTGACAAGAGGGCGAAATCGAGCTATAGTTTAAGAGAGTCTAACAGAATGAGCACAGAGAGTCAGACAAGGCACAGTACATTCGTCTTCATTCTCCCAAGGCATCCACGCCTTGCTCCGAGGCGGGGCAGCTCGGAATCGAGTCGTACCGACCCGCTTCACCATCCCTGGATTACGCTCGGGCTGCCCATGCCGCTCATGTACTATGCCTTGTCTGACTCTAAGTTCTTTCATTTTGTTAGAAGCTCTAAATAATTGATGAGCACCCGTGTTCGAGAGGAGGCGCCATGGCACGACCGAAGACCGTATCGGACAGGGCGAGGGCGAAGATTGCCGCGAGGCCGGTGAAGCGGGAGCACAAGGATATCCACCCCTCGGACGTTACCGGGGAACTTCCGTCTCCATTGCCCCGCAAGAAGGCGCCGCGAAAGGCTCCGTGCCCGCCCGATACACCCGGGGGCAGGAAGCCGCCGACCATTTGAAAGCGCTCCCGGCCCGGCGCACCTGCCGAAGAGACGGTGCGCTGCCGCGCACTCCCCCTCCTCCCCCTGATGCTCTGCTTGCGCAGTTCCCGACCGGTGTGCCCATGACTTAGTCCGCCATATCCCTTATAATTTGACTATGCTTTTCAAACTTTTTTTGCTCTTCGCCCTCGTCCCGATGCTCGAGCTCGCCCTCCTGATAAAGGTCGGCTCCGTCGTGGGGACGCTCAACACGATCATTATCGTAGTGCTGACGGCGGTGATCGGCGCCTATATGGTGAAGCTCGAGGGGCTGAGGGTCCTGTTCAAGATACAGAGGGACGTCCGGCAGGGGGTGTTTCCTGCCGAAGAGCTGATCGACGGCGCCATGATTCTCGTTGCAGGGGCGCTGCTGCTCACGCCGGGGTTCATTACCGATGTTTTCGGCCTGCTCCTCATCGTCCCGCCGACACGGGCCGTTATCAGACGATGGGTCAAGGGATATTTCAAGCGGCGTATCTCTCCCTTCCATTTCCGGCGATGAAAAAGGAAATCAGCTATCCCGCGCTGCGCATTGCGCTGCTCTATCTTCTCTTCGGAGGGTTGTGGGTCGCCCTCTCCGACCGCCTTCTCTTTCTCCTGTTCCCCGACCCTGCCACGCTCACCATGTTCCAGACCTACAAGGGAGAGTTCTTCGTGCTGGCGAGCACGCTGCTGCTCTATACCTCGGTGCGCCGCGAGCTCAAGGCCCGTCTCCGCCTGGAGCAGTCGCTGGAGCAGGCCCGGAACCAGGCGCAGCGGTATCTCGATATCGCCGCGGTCATCATGGTGGTCATCGATACCGATCAGAGGGTGCGTCTCATCAACAAGAGGGGCCTGGATATCCTCGGCTACCGGCCGGATGAAGAGGCGGAGCTGCTCGGCAGGGACTGGTTCGAGGCGGTCATCCCCCCGCGGTACCGGGGGACGATGAGGGCACTGTTCAAGAGGCTGGTGTCGGGGCAGGAGACCGTCGTTGAATACACCGAAAGCGCGGTGATGACCAGAGGCGGCGGCGAAAGGATGATCGCCTGGCACAATACCGCGATCACCGACGAGGACGGCCGTATCATCGGCATGCTTGCTTCCGGCGACGATATCACCGAGCAGAAGCAGGCGGAGGCGAAGATCCAGCGGCATCTAAAACAGCTCGGCGCATTGAGGACGATCGACATGTCCATCACCTCGAGCCTCGACCTGCGGGTGACGCTCAATGTCTTTCTCGACCAGGTGCTCACCCAGCTCGGGGTCGATGCCGCCGACGTACTGCTCACGAACCACGGCCAGCGCCTCGAGTACGCCGCGGGCAGGGGATTCCTCTACCGGGATGTGGAGCACTCGGATCTCTATATCGGGGAGGGCGTTGCGGGCCGGGCCGCCCTGGAGCGCCGCACGATCAGCATTCTCGGCAGGGAAGAGATGCAGGAGAAGCTGGTGCGCTTCCCCCTGATCGCCAAGGAGGGATTCGTCTCCTACTATGGCGTCCCCCTTATCGCCAAGGGGCAGGTGAAAGGGGTGCTCGAGCTCTTCCACCGCTCGCCCCTCACCCCGGACAACGAATGGCTCGAATTCCTCGACGCCCTCGCCTCCCAGGCGTCGATCGCGATCGATAACGCCGAGCTCTACGAAGACCTCCAGAGCGCGAATGTCGAGCTGAACGTCGCGTACGACGCGACGCTGGAAGGCTGGGGACGCACGCTCGAAATGCGCGACGTGGTGACCGAGGGCCATACCCGGCGGGTCGCGGACATGACCGTCCGCCTCGCCCGGGCGATGGGGCTGAAGGACAGCGACCTGGTCAATATACGCAGGGGCGCCCTGCTGCACGATGTCGGGAAGATCGGCATTCCCGACCGCATACTGCTCAAGCCCGGTCCGCTGAATGCCGAGGAGTGGAAGGTCATGCGCATGCACCCGGTCTATGCCTTCGAGCTGCTCAGGCACATTCCGTATCTCAAGTATGCCATCGACATCCCCTATTGCCATCACGAGCGGTGGGACGGGTCCGGGTACCCCCGCGGCCTCAAGGGCGAGCAGATCCCCCTGGCCGCACGCATCTTCTCTGTCGTCGATGTATGGGACGCTGTCCGGAGCGACCGGCCGTACCACCCGGCGTGGCCTGAGGAGGAGGCGCGCCGTTATATCGGCTCGCTCGCGGGTACCCAGCTGTGTCCTCGTACCGTGGAGGTCTTCCTGAGCATGGAATGGGCGCCCCCGCCGGCGGTGAGCGTCCCTGAACAGGACTGATCGAGCCCTAAGCTCCGTATGCAACCCCTGAAAGGAACAAGGGGAAGGAGAAAGAAGCACATGCGTTCGGAGTCGAGATGGTTGTTCCCTCAAGGTCCCTGTAAGGGCGGACGGAGAAGGAAGCTCGTTACGGTGGCTCTTCCTGCGGGGCGCCCGCATTACCGGCCCGAGCGGCTCTTTACTCCACGGTCACGCTCTTCGCAAGGTTTCTCGGCTGGTCGACCTCGCACCCCCTCACTACAGCGGTATAGTACGCGAGGAGCTGCAGAGGGATCACAGTGATAAAGGGAGTAAGAGCGGGGTGCAGCGAGGGGACCGGGAGCAGCTCGTCCGCTTTGCCGCGCAGTGCTTCGGGATGGTCGCTCACGGCGATGACCCTTCCCCCCCGCGCCTTCACTTCTTCTATATTCGAGAGGATCTTCTCGAACAGCGCATCGCGCGGCGCTATCACGACCACGGGAGATCCCTCCTCGATGAGCGCGATGGGGCCGTGCTTCATCTCGCCCGCGGGATAGCCCTCGGCAGGGATATAGGATATCTCCTTCATCTTCAGCGCGCCTTCGAGCGCGATGGGATAGCTGATCCCCCTCCCGAGATAGAGAAAACTTCTGGCTGCCGTCAGTGTTTCCGCGAGCGTGCGGATTCCCGCAGTATGCTGAAGGACCTCTCTGATCGCCGCCGGGACGGTCATGAGCTCTGTTCTGAACGATGCGTATTCCTTGCGGGTCAAGGTTCCCCGTACGGCGCCGAGCTCCAGGGAGAGCAGGGAGAGTGCCGCCATCTGTGATGTAAACGCTTTCGTCGATGCGACCCCGATCTCGGGTCCGGCCTTCGTATAGAGCACTCCCCCGGCCTCGCGTGCAGCGGTGCTGCCGAGCACGTTGCAGATCGTGAGCGCTCCCGCTCCCCTGCGCTGCGCCTCGCGCTGAGCGGCGAGGGTGTCGGCGGTCTCTCCGGACTGGGTAATGGAGATGAAGAGCGTTCCCCTCTCGACAAGAGGGTCCCTGTACCGGTACTCCGACGCGATCTCGACATCGACGGGCAGCCGCGCGAGGCGTTCGATCAAACACCGTCCGACCAGTGCGGCGTGGTACGAAGTGCCGCAGGCCGCAATCTGCAGCCGGCGCAGGCCCCGCACCATGTCAGGGGAGAGGCCGAGACGGTCGAAGATTCCTTCTGCATCGGCGGGCCACCCGCTGAACGTATCGTGGACCGTTCTCGGCTGTTCATGGATCTCTTTGAGCATGAAGTGGTCGAATCCCTCTTTTTCGGCCATGGCAGGGGTCCAGTCGACCTCGATAACCTGCCGGGGAACAGAAGCCGTCTCTCCGGGAGCGAGGCGATCGAGGATCATATCCGTCGCAGTCAGGGTAACGACGGTCCCGTCCTCCATAAGAACGAACCGGTTGGTATAGGGAAGGAGGGCGGGAATGTCCGAGGCGAAGAAGTGCTCATTGTCGCCCATCCCGATAACAAGGGGGCTCCCCCGGCGAACGGCGAAGAGCGTCCCGGGATGGGAGTCGCTCATGATCCCGAGGGCAAAGGAACCCTTCAGAACAGCCACCGCTTCCCGAAGGGCATCGGGGAGGGACCGCCCCTGCCTGACATGCCGGTAGAGCAGGTGCGGTATGACCTCGGTATCCGTTTCCGAAGTAAAGGCGTGCCCTTCAGCGCAGAGCATGTCCCTGAGCTCGTGGTAATTCTCGATGATGCCGTTGTGCACGACCGCGATGGCGCCCACTGTGTGGGGGTGGGCGTTTCTCGAAGAGGGTATGCCGTGGGTGGCCCACCGTGTATGGCCGAGCCCGATCCGCGCGTCGGGAAGAGGACGGGGAAGCAGCGATTCGAGATCCTTTATCTTCCCCCGGGTCTTGTAGACCTCGAGACCGTTGCCGTTCATGCAGGCGACGCCTGCAGAATCGTAGCCCCGGTATTCGAGCCGCTTCAGGCCATCAATAAGCACGGGAAGAGCCCCCCGCTTCCCGACATAACCGACAATGCCGCACATAGTACCTCCTTGTCTGATACTCGTTCTCGTTATTGGAAGCGGCCTCGCTTCTGAAGCCTTACCATAGAGTGCACGAAGGGCGCTGCC
This genomic window contains:
- the glmS gene encoding glutamine--fructose-6-phosphate transaminase (isomerizing); translation: MCGIVGYVGKRGALPVLIDGLKRLEYRGYDSAGVACMNGNGLEVYKTRGKIKDLESLLPRPLPDARIGLGHTRWATHGIPSSRNAHPHTVGAIAVVHNGIIENYHELRDMLCAEGHAFTSETDTEVIPHLLYRHVRQGRSLPDALREAVAVLKGSFALGIMSDSHPGTLFAVRRGSPLVIGMGDNEHFFASDIPALLPYTNRFVLMEDGTVVTLTATDMILDRLAPGETASVPRQVIEVDWTPAMAEKEGFDHFMLKEIHEQPRTVHDTFSGWPADAEGIFDRLGLSPDMVRGLRRLQIAACGTSYHAALVGRCLIERLARLPVDVEIASEYRYRDPLVERGTLFISITQSGETADTLAAQREAQRRGAGALTICNVLGSTAAREAGGVLYTKAGPEIGVASTKAFTSQMAALSLLSLELGAVRGTLTRKEYASFRTELMTVPAAIREVLQHTAGIRTLAETLTAARSFLYLGRGISYPIALEGALKMKEISYIPAEGYPAGEMKHGPIALIEEGSPVVVIAPRDALFEKILSNIEEVKARGGRVIAVSDHPEALRGKADELLPVPSLHPALTPFITVIPLQLLAYYTAVVRGCEVDQPRNLAKSVTVE
- a CDS encoding demethoxyubiquinone hydroxylase family protein, with protein sequence MLSKLPINLEGVSKNNLDKEILRAAMIAELDAVNLYEQMAAMTENNHIKKILMDVAKEEKTHIGEFQTLLLRFDQEQVQELEHGKEEVEELTGKA
- a CDS encoding HD domain-containing phosphohydrolase, translating into MKKEISYPALRIALLYLLFGGLWVALSDRLLFLLFPDPATLTMFQTYKGEFFVLASTLLLYTSVRRELKARLRLEQSLEQARNQAQRYLDIAAVIMVVIDTDQRVRLINKRGLDILGYRPDEEAELLGRDWFEAVIPPRYRGTMRALFKRLVSGQETVVEYTESAVMTRGGGERMIAWHNTAITDEDGRIIGMLASGDDITEQKQAEAKIQRHLKQLGALRTIDMSITSSLDLRVTLNVFLDQVLTQLGVDAADVLLTNHGQRLEYAAGRGFLYRDVEHSDLYIGEGVAGRAALERRTISILGREEMQEKLVRFPLIAKEGFVSYYGVPLIAKGQVKGVLELFHRSPLTPDNEWLEFLDALASQASIAIDNAELYEDLQSANVELNVAYDATLEGWGRTLEMRDVVTEGHTRRVADMTVRLARAMGLKDSDLVNIRRGALLHDVGKIGIPDRILLKPGPLNAEEWKVMRMHPVYAFELLRHIPYLKYAIDIPYCHHERWDGSGYPRGLKGEQIPLAARIFSVVDVWDAVRSDRPYHPAWPEEEARRYIGSLAGTQLCPRTVEVFLSMEWAPPPAVSVPEQD
- a CDS encoding FxsA family protein, with the translated sequence MLFKLFLLFALVPMLELALLIKVGSVVGTLNTIIIVVLTAVIGAYMVKLEGLRVLFKIQRDVRQGVFPAEELIDGAMILVAGALLLTPGFITDVFGLLLIVPPTRAVIRRWVKGYFKRRISPFHFRR
- a CDS encoding Hsp20/alpha crystallin family protein; translation: MAKKESKEPAKVEPSRALSPFEEMERRFEEFFGRPLSLSSPSWWPRIRSAGLEEISPNIDIYEEGGDVVVKAELPGMRREDIDVSVTGDVITISGEKKKEEKIEKKNYYRLERAYGSFARSFQLPSEVQTDKAAAKFTDGILEIRVPKTEEAKKKEKKITVE